One window from the genome of [Mycobacterium] stephanolepidis encodes:
- a CDS encoding AraC family transcriptional regulator translates to MDQLSIPPRWGTLAAELAQRQGLNAAKMLTNVQISPRFLDGEPAEVSPAQFRTLVRDILARTGDLSFGSSPVPVPPETLGVLMFSLATSETAGAAFARWAAFRDAMPLVPSLAVTRSADLATVTLEVSTLSLPDATVTEWTLAIVVLLWSWVTMRSIHLERVCLPQARPDGRSDRSNLLRAPIEFGSSSAAMILDAKLLDVPILRTEEEITSLLEHPEQIWFDARGYRQELPERVERIVRSTVGQGIPTVSDIATALNMTPSALQRSLRSEFGTSVREVRDATLRAEAIRSLDGGAESLSDLSIRLGFSELSAFTRAFRRWTGASPAQYRDGARSVK, encoded by the coding sequence GTGGACCAGCTGTCGATCCCGCCGCGTTGGGGCACCCTGGCGGCGGAATTGGCACAGCGCCAAGGCCTGAACGCAGCCAAAATGCTGACGAATGTCCAGATTTCGCCACGATTCCTCGACGGCGAGCCCGCCGAGGTGAGCCCTGCGCAGTTTCGTACCCTGGTACGTGACATCCTCGCCCGCACGGGCGACCTATCGTTTGGCAGCAGTCCCGTGCCGGTCCCACCCGAGACGCTCGGGGTTCTGATGTTCAGCCTCGCGACATCGGAAACAGCAGGGGCGGCTTTCGCCCGCTGGGCGGCCTTTCGGGATGCCATGCCGCTGGTGCCTAGCTTGGCAGTGACCAGATCCGCCGACCTCGCGACCGTGACGTTAGAGGTATCGACGCTCAGTCTGCCCGATGCCACGGTGACGGAATGGACTCTGGCCATCGTGGTCCTGCTCTGGAGCTGGGTGACCATGCGGTCGATACATCTGGAACGCGTCTGCCTTCCTCAAGCCCGCCCCGACGGACGATCCGATCGCAGCAACTTACTCCGGGCGCCGATCGAGTTCGGTAGTAGTTCGGCCGCAATGATTCTGGACGCCAAGCTTCTCGATGTTCCGATTCTGCGCACCGAGGAGGAGATCACCTCGCTACTCGAGCACCCGGAGCAGATCTGGTTCGACGCCCGCGGTTATCGACAGGAACTACCAGAGCGTGTCGAACGGATTGTCAGATCAACTGTTGGACAAGGTATTCCAACCGTCAGCGATATCGCGACAGCGCTGAATATGACACCCTCGGCACTGCAGCGTTCACTTCGAAGCGAGTTCGGCACCTCGGTGCGAGAGGTCAGGGATGCCACCCTCCGCGCAGAGGCCATCAGGAGCCTGGACGGCGGAGCGGAGTCTCTCAGCGATCTGTCGATCCGCCTTGGCTTTTCGGAGTTGAGTGCCTTCACCCGCGCCTTTCGGCGTTGGACCGGTGCGTCACCGGCCCAGTACCGAGACGGTGCGCGTTCGGTCAAGTAA
- a CDS encoding ABC transporter substrate-binding protein — MGRPPGAVDGEYLTVGTTDRVSTLDPAGAYDNGSFQVENQVYPFLMNFTPGTGDLKPDLAASCGFKNPTVYSCTLKPGSVFANGHKLTSSDVKYSYDRERVIDDPNGPQSLLANLDRIETPDDLTVDFRLKLPNDQTFPQVLATNAGPIIDEEVFPPDRLLDDDAIARAEPFAGPYTITSHSKNQLIGLRANPTYIGGLGKPQWELVGIKYYTGGENLKIDIENRAIDIAYRSLSPNDIETLRVNPRLAVHEGPGGELRYIVFNLKTMPGGTDAQKLAVRKAVSSLVDREALSRNVYKGIYTPAYSVVPDSMTGATESFKTLYGAKPNVELARKFLSDAKIPVPVLINLQYNPDHYGSNSSEEYAAVKGQLESSGLFRVDLQSTEWVAYQERRSSDSYPVYQFGWFPDFPDPDNYLTPFFMPDNMVVNHFENDTITRLITAEATEPDRAKRMSIIGQIQDLMARDHISTLPLLTGKQIAVSVKNVDGIKLGPSFKFQFTPLKKTGSAA, encoded by the coding sequence GTGGGTAGGCCACCGGGAGCTGTCGACGGTGAATACCTCACGGTGGGTACCACCGACCGCGTTTCCACCCTGGACCCGGCGGGGGCCTATGACAACGGCTCGTTTCAGGTCGAGAACCAGGTCTACCCATTTTTGATGAACTTCACCCCCGGGACCGGCGACCTCAAACCCGACTTGGCGGCATCGTGCGGCTTCAAGAACCCCACGGTGTACAGCTGCACGCTCAAGCCCGGCTCCGTGTTCGCCAACGGGCACAAGCTGACGTCCTCGGATGTGAAGTACTCGTATGACCGCGAGCGCGTGATCGACGATCCCAACGGGCCGCAGTCGCTGCTGGCCAACCTCGATCGTATTGAGACACCCGATGACCTGACCGTCGACTTCCGCCTCAAACTCCCTAACGACCAGACGTTTCCTCAGGTGCTGGCCACCAATGCCGGACCCATCATCGATGAAGAGGTCTTTCCGCCGGACCGGCTGCTCGACGACGACGCCATCGCACGCGCCGAGCCGTTCGCGGGTCCCTACACCATCACCTCGCACAGCAAGAACCAGCTGATAGGGCTGCGGGCCAATCCCACATACATTGGCGGACTGGGTAAGCCGCAATGGGAGCTGGTCGGTATCAAGTACTACACCGGTGGCGAGAACCTGAAGATCGACATCGAGAACCGCGCCATCGACATCGCCTACCGGAGCCTGTCGCCCAACGACATCGAGACACTGCGGGTCAATCCCCGGCTTGCCGTACACGAGGGGCCCGGCGGTGAGCTCAGATACATCGTCTTCAATCTCAAGACCATGCCGGGCGGCACGGATGCCCAGAAGCTCGCCGTCCGCAAGGCAGTTTCCTCGTTGGTTGACCGTGAAGCACTGTCCCGCAACGTGTACAAGGGCATCTACACCCCGGCCTATTCGGTGGTACCGGACTCGATGACGGGTGCCACCGAATCATTCAAGACGCTATATGGGGCCAAGCCCAACGTCGAGTTGGCTCGAAAATTCTTGTCCGATGCCAAGATTCCAGTCCCGGTGCTGATTAATCTGCAGTACAACCCGGATCATTACGGGAGTAACTCATCGGAGGAGTACGCGGCGGTCAAGGGGCAACTCGAGTCGTCCGGCCTTTTCCGGGTGGACTTGCAGTCCACGGAATGGGTCGCCTACCAGGAGAGGCGGTCATCGGACTCGTATCCCGTGTATCAGTTCGGTTGGTTCCCCGATTTCCCCGATCCTGACAACTATCTGACGCCATTCTTCATGCCGGACAACATGGTCGTGAACCACTTCGAGAACGACACCATCACGCGGCTCATCACCGCCGAGGCCACCGAACCCGACCGGGCCAAGCGCATGAGCATCATCGGGCAGATCCAGGACCTGATGGCGCGGGACCACATTTCGACGCTGCCGCTGCTCACCGGAAAACAGATTGCGGTGTCGGTGAAGAATGTCGACGGGATCAAGCTCGGTCCCTCGTTCAAATTCCAGTTCACCCCGCTGAAGAAGACGGGCAGCGCCGCATGA
- a CDS encoding ABC transporter ATP-binding protein, giving the protein MSDKEPLAALSFRSLSVTFSTDSGSVAAVEDVSFDVRPGEVLAVVGESGSGKSVSSRTAIRLLPETARITGSVLLDGRDVTTLSARELTAMRGKDIAMVFQEPGAALDPLFTIGYQVSEAVRAHSDMTRAQTRARVIELLKLVQLPDPERRYDCYPHQLSGGQKQRVVIAIAIACDPTVIIADEPTTALDVTVQAEILELLRDLRDRIGSAIVLITHNMGVVADIADRVVVMKQGKVVEIAPVEQLFAEPAEPYTRALLAAVPHLGQGDPEHAPTRAGEPTEPVLEVSRLVVEFPGLLGRSSFRAVDDVSFGIGRGKTLGLVGESGSGKSTIGRCVAALQQPASGSVRMLGQELVGMSQRKLRPLRAKFGFVFQDPATSLNPKMLVGDCIAEPMRVHRYGDQRKILARVAELIDAVQLPAGTENRYPHELSGGQRQRANLARALALGPDLLVADEPTSALDVSVQAAVLDLFEELQRQWQFACLFISHDLAVVDRLADEVAVLRHGVLEELGPRREILHNPSTDYTRTLVAAVPVPDPVEQRRRRSR; this is encoded by the coding sequence ATGAGCGATAAGGAACCGTTGGCCGCTCTGTCGTTCCGGTCGCTGTCGGTGACCTTCAGCACCGACAGTGGCTCCGTCGCTGCCGTCGAAGATGTGTCATTCGACGTCAGGCCGGGAGAGGTGCTGGCGGTCGTCGGTGAGTCGGGTTCGGGTAAGTCGGTGTCCTCGCGCACCGCCATCCGGCTGCTCCCCGAGACCGCACGCATTACCGGTTCAGTCCTACTCGACGGCCGCGACGTGACCACGTTGTCGGCTCGCGAGCTGACAGCCATGCGCGGCAAGGACATCGCCATGGTTTTCCAGGAGCCCGGTGCGGCACTGGATCCACTGTTCACCATCGGATATCAAGTGAGTGAGGCGGTCCGCGCGCATTCGGATATGACACGCGCACAGACCCGCGCACGTGTCATCGAACTACTCAAGCTTGTGCAGCTGCCCGATCCGGAGCGTCGTTACGACTGCTATCCGCATCAGCTCTCCGGTGGCCAGAAACAGCGTGTGGTCATCGCGATCGCCATCGCGTGCGACCCCACGGTCATCATCGCCGATGAGCCGACCACCGCCCTGGACGTTACGGTGCAGGCCGAAATCCTGGAACTCCTCAGGGATCTGCGTGACAGGATCGGCAGTGCGATCGTGCTCATCACCCACAACATGGGTGTGGTGGCCGATATCGCCGACCGGGTCGTCGTCATGAAGCAGGGGAAGGTCGTTGAAATAGCGCCGGTGGAACAGCTTTTCGCCGAGCCTGCCGAACCGTACACCCGGGCCCTGCTGGCGGCGGTCCCACACCTGGGACAGGGAGACCCCGAACATGCTCCCACCCGGGCTGGGGAACCGACCGAGCCCGTCCTGGAGGTGTCCCGCCTGGTCGTGGAATTCCCGGGCCTACTGGGTCGCTCGTCCTTCCGTGCGGTCGACGATGTGAGCTTCGGTATTGGTCGTGGGAAGACCCTCGGGCTGGTGGGGGAGTCGGGCTCCGGAAAGTCGACCATCGGGCGATGCGTGGCTGCGCTGCAGCAGCCTGCCTCGGGTTCGGTGCGGATGCTCGGGCAGGAGCTTGTGGGCATGAGCCAACGCAAGCTGCGTCCGCTGCGTGCCAAGTTCGGGTTCGTCTTTCAGGACCCCGCAACCTCGCTGAATCCGAAAATGCTTGTGGGTGACTGTATTGCCGAGCCCATGCGGGTGCACCGATATGGCGATCAGCGCAAGATTCTTGCCCGCGTGGCTGAGTTGATCGACGCCGTGCAGCTTCCGGCCGGCACAGAGAATCGTTATCCCCATGAGCTGTCCGGGGGACAACGCCAGCGTGCCAACCTGGCCAGGGCGCTTGCGCTGGGACCCGACCTGTTGGTCGCCGACGAGCCCACCAGTGCGCTTGACGTGTCGGTACAGGCAGCCGTCCTGGACCTGTTCGAGGAGCTACAGCGTCAGTGGCAGTTCGCCTGTCTGTTCATCAGTCACGACCTGGCGGTGGTGGATCGACTGGCCGACGAGGTCGCGGTGCTGCGCCATGGTGTCCTGGAGGAGTTGGGTCCGCGCCGCGAGATTCTGCATAACCCATCCACCGACTACACCCGCACATTGGTTGCCGCTGTGCCGGTTCCGGATCCCGTAGAACAGCGGCGGCGGCGCAGCCGCTAG
- a CDS encoding ABC transporter permease, producing the protein MSTTLLRYLGVRLALIIPTAWILMTLVFVLMRGIGDPITAQAGGRLTPAEIAKRKADAGFDRPIWTQYWEYLSGVLRGDFGRTLTDKRSITDIIVVNGAATLELATGAIILALLVGIPLGRLAATHRDRIADVSLRLAAVFFYAAPVFFVAILLKLFFSVKLGWLPASGRSTVGTEIALDAMPHRTHLLLVDTVLYGNSGYFVDALKHLVLPVLALGLLTAGVFLRLVRVNLLQTLRAGYVDAARARGLSERVVVGRHAFRNSLVPVVTVMGMQIAMLLAGAVLTETAFEWNGLGSQLVHYLSARDFVAVQGIVTVIAIIVAVMSFVIDVVVAFIDPRVRF; encoded by the coding sequence ATGAGCACCACGCTGCTGCGCTATCTCGGGGTACGTCTGGCACTGATCATTCCGACGGCATGGATCCTGATGACGCTGGTGTTCGTGCTCATGCGCGGTATCGGCGATCCCATCACCGCACAGGCCGGTGGGCGGCTCACACCCGCTGAGATCGCCAAACGCAAGGCCGACGCAGGGTTCGACAGGCCCATCTGGACCCAGTATTGGGAGTACCTCAGCGGCGTGCTGCGCGGAGACTTCGGGCGCACGTTGACCGACAAGCGATCGATCACAGACATCATCGTGGTCAACGGTGCTGCTACCCTGGAGCTTGCCACCGGTGCGATCATCTTGGCCCTGCTGGTAGGTATTCCCTTGGGGCGACTGGCGGCAACGCATCGTGACAGGATCGCCGACGTGTCGTTGCGGCTGGCGGCGGTGTTCTTCTACGCGGCCCCGGTGTTCTTCGTCGCGATCCTGCTCAAGCTCTTCTTCTCGGTGAAACTGGGATGGTTGCCGGCCTCGGGGCGCAGCACCGTGGGAACCGAGATCGCGCTGGATGCCATGCCGCACCGCACCCACCTGTTGCTGGTGGACACCGTGTTGTACGGCAACAGCGGATATTTCGTGGATGCGCTCAAGCATCTGGTGCTACCGGTGCTGGCGCTCGGGCTGCTGACCGCCGGGGTGTTCCTGCGGTTGGTGCGCGTCAATCTCTTGCAGACGTTGCGTGCGGGGTATGTGGACGCCGCCCGTGCCCGTGGGCTTTCGGAGCGAGTCGTCGTGGGGCGGCACGCCTTCCGGAACTCATTGGTACCGGTGGTCACGGTGATGGGCATGCAGATTGCCATGCTGCTCGCCGGTGCCGTGCTCACCGAAACGGCCTTCGAGTGGAATGGATTGGGCTCACAACTGGTGCACTATCTTTCGGCGCGTGACTTCGTCGCAGTGCAGGGCATCGTCACCGTGATCGCGATCATCGTCGCGGTGATGAGTTTTGTCATCGATGTGGTGGTCGCCTTTATCGATCCGAGGGTGAGGTTCTGA
- a CDS encoding amidase, with translation MTRVHAFTEDALGDLDATGVAERIASGEVTAAECADAAIVRLERVNPALNAVEFKDFPRARERAQQIEDAAGDFAAFRGVPTATKCNIHVAGMPLTEGSAAITPILQTEDGPFTQQFLSTGVVPIASTTMPEYGWSASTERSGGSVTRNPWHTDFSAGGSSGGSAALVAAGVVPIAHGNDGGGSIRIPAAACGLVGLKPSRGRLLGDPSSSSAPVKIVADGVLVRSVRDCARFFEAAELHYRNPKLAPIGRVDHPVQRRLRIGLCMDSPFTPATDTATRQAVNSTAELLESLGHTVEPYEPAVLPSFKIDFEDYWSFLAFAVAKGGPRLFDGFDASRLDPLTIGLSRRFVRRSYRTPLFLARLAASARVYERGFTTGIDAVLTPVLTHTTPRIGYLTPDQDPEVLLDKLSSYVGFTPVHNASGAPAISLPLGQDPDGLPIGVMFSGCRGSERTLLELALEIEEARPFSLLG, from the coding sequence ATGACACGCGTGCACGCATTCACCGAGGACGCCCTCGGCGACCTGGATGCCACCGGGGTCGCGGAGCGGATCGCCTCGGGCGAAGTCACCGCCGCAGAGTGTGCTGACGCCGCCATCGTGCGTCTGGAGCGGGTCAACCCTGCGCTCAATGCGGTGGAGTTCAAGGATTTTCCGCGGGCGCGGGAACGCGCACAACAGATCGAGGATGCCGCCGGAGACTTCGCCGCCTTTCGGGGCGTACCCACCGCGACGAAATGCAACATCCATGTCGCGGGCATGCCGCTGACCGAAGGCTCCGCGGCGATTACACCGATATTGCAGACCGAAGACGGACCGTTCACCCAGCAGTTCCTCAGCACCGGGGTAGTCCCCATCGCATCGACAACCATGCCCGAGTACGGCTGGTCAGCCAGTACGGAACGTTCGGGCGGCTCGGTCACCCGCAACCCATGGCACACCGACTTCTCGGCCGGAGGATCCTCGGGCGGCTCGGCAGCACTGGTGGCCGCGGGTGTGGTGCCTATCGCCCACGGTAACGACGGCGGCGGTTCCATCCGGATCCCGGCGGCGGCCTGCGGCCTGGTAGGCCTCAAACCCAGTCGCGGAAGGCTTTTGGGCGATCCGTCGAGCAGCTCGGCACCCGTGAAGATTGTCGCCGACGGGGTCCTGGTGCGTAGCGTCCGCGACTGCGCACGGTTCTTCGAAGCGGCCGAGCTGCACTATCGCAACCCGAAGCTGGCGCCGATCGGCCGCGTGGATCACCCGGTGCAGCGGCGGCTGCGCATCGGGCTGTGCATGGATTCTCCGTTCACCCCGGCCACGGACACCGCGACCCGGCAAGCGGTGAACTCCACCGCGGAATTACTTGAATCCCTTGGCCACACCGTCGAGCCGTACGAGCCGGCGGTGCTGCCCTCATTCAAGATCGACTTCGAGGATTACTGGTCCTTCTTGGCGTTCGCGGTCGCCAAGGGCGGCCCCCGGCTGTTCGACGGGTTCGACGCCTCCCGGCTGGATCCGCTCACGATCGGGCTCAGCCGCAGGTTTGTCAGGCGGTCGTATCGCACGCCGCTGTTCTTGGCCCGGCTGGCCGCATCGGCCCGGGTATACGAGCGAGGATTTACCACCGGCATCGACGCGGTGCTCACTCCGGTGCTGACCCACACCACGCCGCGGATCGGGTACCTCACCCCCGACCAGGATCCCGAGGTGTTGCTGGACAAGCTGAGCTCCTATGTGGGATTCACTCCGGTACACAACGCATCCGGTGCTCCGGCGATATCGCTCCCACTCGGCCAGGATCCCGACGGCCTGCCCATAGGCGTCATGTTCAGTGGCTGTCGCGGCAGTGAGCGCACGCTGCTCGAGTTGGCATTGGAGATCGAGGAGGCGCGGCCCTTCTCACTTCTGGGCTAA
- a CDS encoding esterase/lipase family protein has protein sequence MPTASHRASSDLRNLSSHHPRTGRLRVLLAMSLVASLVVTDGAPAALRSRPDRAVSGPVTLTVESGFISLTSSSTPLEALTITRRATVSLNPGENGRGLDAIITSESLTPPSEAGNPTPGSIPVVLVHGTAENQKYWDAMTTSLHDAGMKAFTFEYGQKGFQGLVGSIGQKIGLRGFGDVEVSTQQLADEVATVLDRTGAGKVDLVGHSQGGLLIKNFVAQDKSDRVANVVQLAPSTHGTTFSGLADFIGPVGNSVNINGWKPVKDVIYTAAGALAWPSLSQQTVGSRFLEKLDKLPDTKPGVDYLVVSTKDDVVATPYRAQFITAAPGSTAVNMEVHSLPGVPRDGVVDHGLNTGDVISAVTNYLKSSQSAPRTADQIKANPGTTLTRDGGTTTVSEGSKVVATIDEPSGSAKQNTAKQSRESAGKSATGTSVTTPSGATLEVAGRDVTLTRNGQSVSISDTHGVTVAKSPAEQSSGTTSSPPADHPAKADQKSSAAEPTGITPKIGIGANGVAEHSGTTRGGKPADHQTGGTATDSPSTKPSKTPKSPTDSEKSGTATAGAGTGAHATNGTSARTGSSSSLGGQQSSAPKATTGTSGSGPRSAAGTGDSKPGHSGAGSSPDSGDHKKSADGPSHEHSAGDS, from the coding sequence ATGCCGACGGCGTCGCACCGCGCGAGCAGTGACCTCCGGAATCTATCTTCACATCACCCGCGTACAGGCAGGCTGCGCGTCCTGTTGGCGATGTCCCTGGTCGCATCATTGGTTGTCACTGACGGGGCACCCGCTGCCCTGCGGTCGAGGCCAGACCGGGCTGTGTCCGGTCCCGTAACGCTGACAGTGGAATCGGGCTTCATTTCCCTGACCTCCAGCTCGACACCTCTGGAAGCCTTGACGATCACCCGGCGCGCCACCGTCTCACTGAACCCGGGCGAGAACGGCCGAGGACTCGACGCGATCATCACGTCCGAATCTCTCACGCCCCCTTCCGAAGCCGGCAATCCCACACCCGGGAGCATCCCGGTCGTCCTGGTACACGGGACCGCCGAGAATCAAAAGTACTGGGACGCGATGACGACGAGCCTGCACGATGCCGGGATGAAGGCATTCACCTTCGAATACGGACAGAAGGGATTCCAGGGTCTCGTCGGGTCGATCGGACAAAAGATCGGGCTGCGCGGATTCGGTGACGTCGAGGTGTCCACCCAACAGCTTGCCGATGAAGTGGCGACGGTCTTGGACCGAACCGGCGCGGGCAAGGTAGACCTGGTGGGCCACTCACAGGGCGGCCTGCTGATCAAGAATTTCGTGGCACAGGACAAATCTGACAGAGTCGCCAATGTCGTTCAGCTGGCGCCGTCGACCCACGGCACCACCTTCAGCGGACTCGCCGACTTCATCGGCCCCGTCGGCAATTCCGTCAACATCAACGGCTGGAAGCCCGTCAAAGACGTGATCTACACGGCCGCCGGCGCACTGGCGTGGCCATCGTTATCGCAACAAACCGTAGGCAGCCGCTTTCTCGAGAAGCTCGACAAGCTTCCCGACACCAAACCTGGTGTCGACTACCTGGTGGTGAGCACCAAGGACGACGTGGTGGCCACTCCGTACCGAGCTCAATTCATCACAGCAGCACCGGGTTCCACCGCAGTCAACATGGAAGTGCATTCGTTGCCCGGCGTGCCGCGAGACGGGGTGGTAGACCACGGCCTGAACACCGGGGACGTCATCTCGGCTGTGACCAATTACCTCAAGTCCAGCCAGTCCGCACCGCGCACCGCCGATCAGATCAAGGCCAATCCGGGTACCACTCTCACCCGCGACGGCGGCACGACAACCGTGTCCGAAGGCAGCAAGGTCGTCGCGACCATCGACGAGCCATCCGGATCTGCAAAGCAGAACACTGCCAAGCAATCTCGTGAATCGGCCGGCAAGTCTGCTACCGGCACCTCGGTCACCACGCCCTCGGGAGCGACCCTTGAGGTGGCCGGGCGCGATGTCACGCTGACGCGCAACGGCCAATCGGTCTCCATCAGCGATACACACGGTGTGACGGTCGCCAAAAGCCCGGCCGAACAGTCATCGGGTACCACGAGCTCCCCACCGGCGGATCACCCTGCCAAGGCCGACCAGAAGTCCTCGGCAGCCGAGCCCACGGGAATCACGCCGAAAATCGGCATCGGTGCCAATGGGGTAGCCGAGCACAGCGGGACAACGAGGGGCGGTAAACCCGCAGACCACCAGACAGGCGGCACCGCAACCGATTCGCCGTCCACGAAGCCCTCGAAGACGCCGAAGTCACCGACGGATAGCGAGAAGAGCGGCACGGCGACCGCGGGCGCCGGAACCGGGGCGCACGCCACCAACGGCACATCCGCACGCACCGGATCATCGAGCAGCCTTGGCGGGCAACAGTCCTCCGCGCCGAAGGCGACCACAGGCACGTCGGGATCAGGCCCTAGATCGGCAGCGGGTACCGGCGACAGCAAGCCGGGACATTCGGGTGCGGGCTCCAGCCCGGATTCCGGAGACCACAAGAAGTCCGCCGATGGGCCGTCTCACGAACACTCCGCAGGCGACTCCTAG
- a CDS encoding NAD-dependent epimerase/dehydratase family protein — protein MKTAVTGAAGFIGTNLVSLLVENGHDVVAIDRVVPSSPETRGAVTWVSGDVLDLTSMTKALEGVEVVYHLVAVITLKHEDELCWRINTEGARTVAQAALTVGARRMVHCSSIDSYSNSVATIDEESPRSTGADLPVYQRSKWGGEVAVREVIESGLDAVIGNPTGVYGPVDLPNLSRINQLLFNSARGRLPGMVNSQYDLVDARDVAAGLYLAGEKGRTGENYLLGGYMGSLLQVCRLAAQHVGKRGPLFALPMGLLNAAIPVIEPIGKLLKNDALSRAAFNKLTVSPAVDITKARTELGYDPRSTATTVTELVDFFVSSGRL, from the coding sequence ATGAAGACTGCCGTCACCGGAGCCGCCGGCTTCATTGGTACCAACCTAGTCAGTCTCCTCGTGGAGAATGGCCATGACGTGGTCGCCATCGACCGCGTAGTGCCCAGCTCACCGGAGACTCGCGGGGCCGTGACCTGGGTATCCGGCGATGTGCTCGACCTGACGTCGATGACCAAGGCCCTCGAAGGCGTCGAGGTGGTCTACCACCTGGTGGCCGTCATCACCCTCAAGCACGAAGACGAGCTGTGCTGGCGCATCAACACCGAAGGCGCGCGCACCGTCGCGCAGGCCGCCCTCACCGTCGGAGCCCGCAGGATGGTGCACTGCAGCTCCATCGACTCGTACTCCAACAGTGTGGCCACCATCGACGAGGAGTCGCCGCGCTCGACGGGTGCCGACCTGCCCGTCTACCAGCGCTCCAAATGGGGTGGCGAAGTAGCTGTGCGTGAGGTCATCGAGTCCGGGCTCGATGCCGTCATCGGCAACCCCACCGGGGTTTACGGTCCGGTGGACCTGCCCAACCTGTCGCGCATCAACCAGCTGCTGTTCAACAGTGCGCGCGGCCGACTGCCCGGCATGGTGAACAGCCAGTACGACCTGGTCGATGCCCGCGATGTCGCGGCAGGCCTGTACCTGGCCGGAGAGAAGGGCCGCACCGGTGAGAACTACCTACTCGGCGGCTACATGGGCAGCCTGTTACAGGTGTGCCGTCTGGCTGCTCAGCACGTCGGCAAGCGCGGCCCGTTGTTCGCGCTGCCCATGGGACTTCTCAACGCTGCTATCCCGGTGATCGAGCCGATCGGCAAGCTGCTGAAGAACGATGCACTGAGCCGCGCCGCGTTCAACAAACTGACCGTGTCGCCCGCCGTCGATATCACCAAGGCCCGGACAGAGCTGGGCTATGACCCACGATCCACGGCGACAACGGTGACCGAGCTGGTGGACTTCTTCGTCAGTTCAGGCCGGCTCTAG
- a CDS encoding ABC transporter permease — protein sequence MTASVRAPLGDRLRGLPGVGVLRSTHGLQRFTLVAGLVLVAGFILVAILAPLLAPYGFAQTSADGVDFVRQQAPSWQHWFGTSVRGEDVFSRVLFGARTALLVIVTSLVVSLPVGVALGLTSGYLGGWLDRVLVLVMDALYAMPSLLLAIVVSIAVTGGQSSTGGGILAAAIAIMAVFVPQYFRVVRNATVGVKQEPFVDAARVTGASTPRILFRHILSNVTSSLPVIITLNGAEAILTLAGLGFLGFGIEPTQAAEWGYDLNKALSDVANGIWWTGVFPGTAIVLVVLGMTLVGESLNEIINPLLRTRRGEA from the coding sequence ATGACGGCATCGGTCAGGGCGCCTCTGGGGGACCGGCTGCGTGGCCTGCCGGGCGTGGGTGTGCTGCGTTCCACGCATGGCCTGCAGCGGTTCACACTGGTGGCCGGTCTGGTCCTGGTCGCGGGATTTATTCTCGTTGCGATACTGGCGCCCCTGTTGGCGCCGTACGGATTCGCCCAGACCAGTGCGGACGGCGTCGATTTTGTGCGTCAGCAGGCACCGTCCTGGCAGCACTGGTTCGGAACCTCGGTGCGCGGGGAAGATGTGTTCTCGCGGGTGTTGTTTGGTGCCCGCACCGCGCTGCTGGTCATAGTGACCTCGCTGGTGGTGTCCCTGCCGGTGGGGGTGGCGCTGGGTCTGACCTCCGGGTACCTGGGCGGCTGGCTGGACCGGGTGCTGGTGCTGGTGATGGATGCGCTGTATGCCATGCCCTCACTGCTGCTGGCCATCGTGGTGTCGATAGCGGTCACTGGAGGTCAATCCAGTACCGGCGGAGGCATTCTCGCCGCAGCCATTGCCATCATGGCCGTCTTCGTGCCGCAGTACTTCCGGGTGGTGCGCAATGCCACCGTCGGCGTCAAACAAGAGCCGTTCGTGGACGCCGCACGGGTCACCGGTGCCAGTACCCCACGAATCCTGTTCCGGCACATCCTGTCCAATGTCACCTCGTCGCTACCGGTGATCATCACGCTCAACGGTGCGGAGGCCATCCTGACGCTGGCAGGACTGGGGTTCCTCGGCTTCGGCATCGAACCCACCCAAGCCGCCGAATGGGGCTATGACCTGAACAAAGCGCTATCGGATGTGGCGAACGGCATTTGGTGGACGGGAGTCTTTCCCGGTACCGCCATTGTGTTGGTGGTGCTCGGGATGACGCTGGTGGGCGAGAGTCTCAACGAGATCATCAACCCGCTCCTGCGGACCAGGCGGGGGGAAGCATGA